The DNA region TTCACGAGAACAGTCTTGGCGACATCGCTCTTTACATTAACCTTAACCTTAAACACTTTGTGATTAAGCTGAGGGTGCTGAACCAAAACACTAAGGTGATCGTAACCGCTCTTCACTAAAAAGACATACGGCAATAATTAACATAATGGAaactattagaaaaaaaaacataaatattatattaaatggtTTACCCTCATGCTCGTTCATAGGCAGAACATTTGTCACATTAACATAGTTGTACTCGAAATAGGTAACAAGTTTGTCTACTTCGACACTTTCTATAGTGACCTCTGGGAAAGCTAGTTCTTCGTGTTTGTATGGAGGAAGGTACGACTGCCATAATGAGAATATTTTGAGGACGCGCTTCATAATCATATAGAAGGCTGGATCACGAACACTCGATTGGAAGAATTCCAAGGCAGACGGTACTGTGAGAGGTATTTGTCTAAAAATGAggttaaagtattttttacataaatgtacaaattagaaaaaagggtataaaatatacagtttttaaaatagaaataatcaattttgaaatttttaatatactcaCCTATTCCAGTAATTCTTGTGTTCAACAATTGAGTTACCAAGTAATTGTTTCCAGAGGGTCAAAATACTACCATAGTAGTTAAGGTTAGGAGAGTCAACGTTGCCTTCTATAACATTTCCAAGTACGTCAATAGCTTCTGGCGTTCGCAAATTGATCTTTTCGCCGTTAGCCTAAGAACACacacataataataacacattCTGAAcatctgtattttaaaataaatgttaaggATATTAAAAACACTTACACCAATAAAGTAACCAATTGCGATACCATCATGAATACGCTGTTCAAATTCTACAATCTTCTGTAAATGTTCCGCAAATTTAGGTTGATCTAATTTAAAGTAGTGTGGTCTAACTGGGAGCGACACTCCTTCGTACACTAAGCCACTAGAATATCCATCGTAAACTACATCGTAGCTCAATTCTGGTATTTCTCCCAAACCGTTGGATAGCAATTCAAGGTAATAGCGTGTAACATATTCTTTGGTAACATACCAGAAATGTTGACCACGCTTGTATTTGTAAATAGGCTTAGATTTACCACTAAGCCAGTATGGGAATGCCAGGTGATTATTGTAGTAGAGTGCATTCAAGAAATAATCGTTAAGGTAATAGGACATGGGAACGTAGTCACCATCAACGTATGGCCAAACAGTAGTGTTCCATTTAATTACAACATTGTCGTCCCAAAGGTAAGTCTGTGGGTAGTAGCTGACATAGTTCCTGCcttgtacatttattttctgggcgatatttattatatttccatTGTGGAAGTATGAAGGGAAAACTTCATAGATTGGTGGAATAAGTACTCCCTTGGTTTCAGGATAGTGTATGATTGCTACTGACAGTACATAAACATAGAGTCCTTCATTAATGTGATGTCTTAAATAGACAGCAAGTTTATAGAAATCAGAGTACTCCTTAGCTGAATACAATAAGTTGAACAACGTTACAGCCTCGAACTTATGTGTTGATTCCAAAACGTTGAAAGGCACGCCTTTAGGCACAAGCATGTTGTATTCTTgtaatttcaaaaatgttttcaaagcaGTTACattctgaaaattaaataataaaatgacgtCACTATTTCAAACTATATTAAAACGAAAGAGAAGGAATATTCATCAACTCACTTTGAACTGCTCTACGTTCCTCTCTAAGCTATAACTTTGAACGATAGCTTTTAATTCTTGGTCGTAGATTGGCTCTTTGACGTGGTAAAACAGAGTGGACAGGTCCATCTGCTTTTTCAATAAAGTCTTGTCGgctaaagaaacaaaaacattttaattaacttctaacttattattactttcatatgtaaatacatttctaaaaacatttttttttattataaaaccaaTAAGGAAAAGGTTATTCTTACCGACTTTTGGCGGGGTGGTATTGAAATCCACGACATCTGACAGCGCTTGCGCTGCCAGGAGCGCTAGCACGACAAACACAAACCTTGCCATGATTGCTTGTGCAATTTCTCGGCGACATAACATGTATTTATACCCctaaagaattatcaatatgCACCTTTATCACCTAGGTCAGTTATTCGTAAGACTCATACTCATTTGATAAGGAAAGTCGACGGGGTCAAAcgaaatgattaatatttttgcaaATTCATAAATGTGACCTCCAGGTACGCAATCTAATGGAatgcaaataattaataatagtatttttatttattttacataagcCTTTTAAGGTTTGTATTAGAAATATCTGTACACACAACATATATGCCATAttgtgtaaaattatattacacttTCTTTCGGTATAAGTTATCAGCAGGATGATTGAAATAGCCTGTATTCGTGATGCCTTCCAATACATTCCCCAGAtagaagtataaataaatatttctattcggGTGAGCGATTGTttgatacttaaatatttaggcACATTAATTCGCCTTCTACAATAATgacattttatattcaaaaatcgTCAACCAGTCATTTTTAGAGTCACGGAAGTAACTAAcgcaatatttttactaaagatCTGTGCATGTTCGTTAGTTTATTTATCTGTCTGACAAACGgttgtataattaaaatgtaaaagataGACAGAATGTTAGGAACTTGCGTCCTCAGCGTTTACCTGTGACTGCAATTAAGACAAAAGAAGATAAAAATCAGGAACAAACTAAAAGAAGTtcgaatacaaaatattatatatagatgaATTCGTTTATGATTGCGACTCACACTTTATCGATTTTACatgcatttataatttaatttgtagtacatatttcaattacaatattttactcgagcttacattatattactactattcttttttttttataaaataggccGCCTCATTAGGATAAACGTTTCGACCACATTGAGCGATTAATTAATCGGGGAGTATATTAAAATCGGTAGAAAAAGGTACGATGCTGTGACAAGCGCCAATATATCACTCGTTGTGTTCCACCGCACGTCCAAACTTTTGACGTATGAGTAATTTATTggcctaaaaaaataaattaccggATTGCCCACACATTTGTTAGAGCCAAGGTGGTTGATTTGACTCCCGCAAAAAATGAACGCCTGAGGCCTGATATTATGCCGCTACTCTCTTGTAAAATCACTAATAAACTCTTatgaaatttatcaaaaaatttgaGCTTTGCCtactagtgttttttttttttttttggtaaatatgtctaatgtactttttttgttttttgttatacaactaaatcggcaaacaagcgtacggctcaccttatggtGAAAACCGATTACTGCAATATATTTACGGTTCATCAAAAATAATCCTAATGTATGTAGTATTACATAATTCACTAAAGGATGCCGTGAGCGAAACTGtactataaaaattaacttagcaattcaaaatattaagaaattatgcacatttttttttataaatcgcgTACCTACTTCTATATAGAAGAAAATACATTTGCTCCGCAGTGAGACAGTTTCGAATCAGGGCGTTCAGTaaagtaaatagtttttttattacaactaggtcggcaaggcAAAGCAAGCAAGGAGGTTTCCTTGCCTTGCTCTTTCCAAGCTCACCTTGcctttttgatttgatttgatatcCCTTTTTGACttatatatactacatatttcgttaattacaacaaataatttacttttaacgattaaaaataattacaagaaAGTCCTTATCATtctgtgttatttttataattataagtaaattaaaattaaaacgacaTTGCAACATGCATATAATGGTTAGATCGCGTCATTACACGACcactaataaaaaaaggtttaataatgaaacaataatatttattatctatcaatagtaatatatttacatactataataatatgtcTACATACCCTTACTTACTTTCAAACTGATTCTTACGTAATATATAATTGAtcctgtttaatttattttctttgaaattaaaaactagacgatcattatttttaaatgtattgatTTGTAGATTGTTTATGTTTaggattattaaaaaacttacttttaacTACTGATAAATGGTATTCCAAAGACTAgatctttatttaataatatatagtttgtacttgacagaaataaaataatatacatatatgtcaaAATGGGAGTTTTAGAGTAACTGATCCTTTtctaactaaatattattattttgacaaacgaaataaaatattaagtaagaaTAGAGGGAAGAGactacttaattaattaatgaccgctaagaatatttaatatacaagtACAATCAAACTTAATGTTAAATATGTTGTTTCGATGCAATGATGCAGTGAATCAGAGTGACGGAGAAATATGTTTCGTTTAATATTCATGTATTTGTTTTCGACGCCCGTTTCGCCCGACACTTACCGATGAGCACGTATTAATTATTCCAGTTGGACATGAGCTTGCATTGAACTCTCCACTTTTTTCATAACTATGTTGACCATATGCGAGTACATCGTAGTAATGAGATtctctttattttcatttgctaTTCGTTTATTTAGTGTAttgtaaaagaatatttaaataaaccaaCATATGATTGATAACCAACTTACACATTAATTATAGAGTTTAACATTTGTTTCAGTAAGAGCTAGtttctaaataatttgaaaagatGGTAAAGTTAAcgttatcagtaataattctaAGTACAAAGTTTCTTAAGGTTATAAGTtaggtattatatatatgtttttttttcagttaaacTCTGAAACAGAAAACTTATACTTCATCTATAAGATAggatattatacttatttaaaaaactcgTATCAcgttatttcaattaaatttggcACAGATATGTAAGtttgtccaacttaaaatataggccatattttattttgattaaccACCACGAAATTGAAATATGGTGGTACGAAGTTTGCcaagtaggtatataaatataaactctttaaaaattagtttgatgATAAAGATAAATAGATATGActgataattttgtttatatctaCTTTTGTATCTCTTAAAATTCAAAGGAAATATGTACagaaacaatacaaaaaaatcctTTGTcaagtattgaaaaaaaaaagcaaaacagATATGTATTACTTTTATAGGTTGACTTCGAATGACAACACAAAATAAACTGCCAATACGTTTTTATAGACTATCAAAGGACTGAGATGTCAAATGAAGGGAAAGTACAGTTAATCCCGTTTGAAGACATCTTAAGAAATGTGATTAACTCAAGTGACAACAAACAAACGatcttcaaaatattttgtcaaatatttttgacaatCGGTGATCTCTATTTCCTTATTGGGTTAATATTCCTTTGTGTTGAACGTTAAAATGGAAAATTGAATATCAACAGGGTGCTTTACCCTTTCTTTAATGGTATTAACAGATTCAAACAATgggattattttgttttgaatgtTGATTTCACTTGAACGAGCTGGAgcactttataaaattaacatggATATAAAATGCTTTTAGGCTAAGATATAATAGAGATTttgattgaaaattatattaagtattcatattatattttgtataatctcTGCATTCAGTTATTATAGTTCAAGCGTTAAGTCTATTGACTCCTTTATCAAGTAGcatatattagtaataaagtaTGTTgtgataatataaatttaaaggcTACTTagtacttgtttttttttttcattactgtgctatttattttacatgtttAATGTGACATAAGCAAGCGATTTAAGTTATATGTGCGGGCTCaaaggcggatttatatttgacagACTTGTCGTGTCGTGTTGCATCAGAACAGAATCGGTACCATAGATTTTATATGACAACGTTTACATTTATGTGTTGTGTCATGTCGTGATGGCTTCTGATGTGTCGCAGAGAGAGTATTGATCCAAAATATCGTTCTGATGCGTCAGAACacgacataataatgtaaacgcTAGCCATCACGTCATGACACGACACAGCAcgacagtcaaatataaatccaccTTAAGTCTGTCAACAGGTGGTCTAAAGAATTTATTGTGGGCTTGACATTCATTaaaatgtgtatataaaaaCTATCTGACAACGTACCTTTAAAGGAGGAGAAAAGGCAAAAATTCGGtactaagaaataaaaacataaggGTATTTGATAATTAGTAGTAATTGTGCTTGCATTCACTTTTAGATACGTCCAGTCCACTGCCCCTCAACTCTGCTCGCTGCTTCAATAATGCTGTACTTTAGTTTTATAAGTCGATCAAGATGGAACAATCACGTTAAATCCACTTCTACAATTTGGAGTTTTATAGTTCTCATCTGATATGCCTACGTCCCAATTTTAACCTTTAGAGAATTTCAAAACTTCTGACCATTACTATCGGGCTATCAAAACTTTCGTTGACTATAATATTACCAATTAATTAacgaatttttaattaaatatttaaaggactaataaagaaatttattgtaataaaaaacttatcATATTGAAATAACTTCACTTACACAGGAGAGGCTATTTATGCAGTTTAATTgccttaattattttattgtaagtaCTTTCACACTTTATTGTTTTCGCCTGAGGGTCAAATAAagaaaactgattttttttgtttcatcttTAACTTTCTACCTTAGTTAACCtaacatttattgtatttacggTACCgattttattgttgtatttaaatgtaatatttcatGTCCTAATtataagagagagagagataatctTTATGGATACTAACTGTTTGTGGTATGTACCATGTACCTACTTTACGTTTAAGTTTAAAGTTAgtatgtaaaacataaaatgtGATACACAAAATCCAATCGTACTTAGAGATACGTAAGTATTACAAGAAGCAGTAACAGTACAAATCTTGATTGAAAAATTGATGAAAATCAATCacctttttatttactttttgctTCCATTTTAATGCTTTGTGTAAATGAACAGTACTGGTACGGCGCTGACAACTAATGCATTGGTAGTTCGGCTATAAATACTGTTTaagatttacaatttttttgatttaataagtATTCTGCAAGCATCtggtttcattttaaaaaataaaaaaaaagtaaaaaaataaaatataaaagatgacttcttatttattttcttcatattatataaaacactcCATTACTCGAAGGCCTTCTTGCCATATAGGCGACTGGGTGAAGCTTAATCAAGCTACACTGCTACAATACGGAATGGAATTTTTCTTCAAAGAGTACCTGACGACCTCTGCTAGGTGCCTATGATAAAAACCGAAACCAACCATTGCACACTCTCTGAGACACTGTTGGGAGACCCATGATGATAAACTAGTCCAGAGGGAAATATCTgtacaaagaaatataaatatttaccccGAGTGTAAATAGAACCAGCGCCAGTTAGCTTTGTggcaattttatataatatctaactacgacatattttattactatcacgcattgtttatatgaatgaaagtaatctaaatatacataatagagTGATGTCACTTACACAATATacagtaataaatgttataaaggCGAATCGGAAAGGTGACTGATTAacttattgtttaataataacgaTTATATTAGCACTATCTGAATgagtacaaaaatatatctttgtATAAGTAAAGCCATAATTGTGACTTAGTTCGAATTCTGTCTTAAATTtctgttgtttaataatatattattgtttttcgtACTAGTTATAAGCGATCACTGTTGTATAAACACCAGAGACCAGGATTATCATAAGCGTATTACTTACCACGTCTGTCAACAAAATAGAGTAGTAAGGCAGTGCCGTGCGTCTGATTCATAAGCTActcttcatcatcacttcagcctatcgcagtccactgctagacataggtctCCCTAAATTTGCCCCGAACAttatagcgcgaactcatgtgtcaTAGCTACGATGAGACCTAATTATCACCAATGTGATGCTATCCCTATCCTGCTTTAAACACATCGCATCTTCAAGTGCTGGTTATCTTACTTATCACAAGAACATAACACTAAATGAGAGCAATAGATACTATTgggctgtaatcttctgtaagcttCGTGTTACttttccccagttgggctgctcaaGGTTCTCAGCAAAATATTTTCGTCCAATCCGTTTTCTATTAATCCgtttaatattttcttcctgTTGTGTTATATACTGCGAGTTAcactttttaattgtattttttagattttgtgCACGTATAGTAGGTAcattaacatataattttatttatcgatattgcctggaataaaatattttgattgcagtttatttatatatttaaacaattagcTCTTAAATCAAATGTCATAGAAATAAGTTACAACAACAATGGCAATCGAAaatcgcaaaggaaaaaaaaaccgatttcaattacatacaCAAGTAAcgcaacgtaagttgacgaaaaaaattaacaaacgctctAGTCGTCACTAGGATTTTCGAAGgttctcctcgatttctctgggattccattatcagatcctggtatccttatcatggtgccaccgttaggatatctcctttccaacaaaaaaaatttaacggattataacgacgaagttatcccctatataagtatatatacatatacacactgggtaacctcctccttttttgaagtcggctaaaaatgaAAACTAATCTTCAATGCTTCTTATATTAAGATTAATCAAATTACAAAATACCACCCattacattttcaaataaacatatttaacaaaaattgacatgaaacaaatttatttcaacaacgtatttttgtattaatataacaaaaaaatttaatagatcGGAACATTTGTAGTCCACAATCAAATTCTATAAAAGAATTCAGTCGTGTCGACCACACATTAAGAGAACTCGTAAAATGAACTGGTAACAGTCGAATCTCCATCGAACTGCGCATTCGTGCTATATGACCATAACCATTACAACTCTCTTAAAACTCAAATTAACTATTATAAGGAATGTAATCGCGCATGACACAAGtgcataaaaaaggttaaaaatattCAGAATATCTCGCCTCGGAGTCCATAATAGCTATCACATTAAAAACGAGTTTTGCAAAGTGTAATGCCTACCGTCAAATAAATCGATGTTAACATAAAACCATAttcttttgaaacaaaaaaaaaatccaaagtgACCACAAGCATTGAAATTTACAATTTCTGCTTCTCTCAAATAAGGCATAACGTAATGTCATGTAGCCTATAATTTGCTAATAGTTATACTTTGAAACGAAAAaggaaatttttacttttaactattCAATGTCATATGTAAGgcttaacaaaaaacaaattaatcaaCGTATTTTATGCCATACTAATACATAGATTaaaattatgactatttttcttaaattaatcgTAGTCTACATATTGTTGTATATTCAAACGACTCGTCATTGACaactgatttattttatatcacatgCCAGACATATACTACAACATCTTCcccaaaaaactaaaataattgatgtacttgtaattaattatggtaaacagaacaaaacaaaatcataatatatattaaatgacaaacaataaaataactttactcTGCTATACTATATGAATGCAATATGgcgtttgtataaaatataattaacatatcATACAAAATCATAACAAATCTCCTTCcgcattttaaaaaattaagtaaaaactaattaaataaatgagctAAACGCTGCTTTGCAATTTCTTTTGCTTTCCTTGAAGGTCTAGGTGATGTAAACTTTCTAGAAACTTGTTCATCTCTATGAGAACACGTT from Melitaea cinxia chromosome 15, ilMelCinx1.1, whole genome shotgun sequence includes:
- the LOC123660538 gene encoding acidic juvenile hormone-suppressible protein 1-like; the encoded protein is MARFVFVVLALLAAQALSDVVDFNTTPPKVADKTLLKKQMDLSTLFYHVKEPIYDQELKAIVQSYSLERNVEQFKNVTALKTFLKLQEYNMLVPKGVPFNVLESTHKFEAVTLFNLLYSAKEYSDFYKLAVYLRHHINEGLYVYVLSVAIIHYPETKGVLIPPIYEVFPSYFHNGNIINIAQKINVQGRNYVSYYPQTYLWDDNVVIKWNTTVWPYVDGDYVPMSYYLNDYFLNALYYNNHLAFPYWLSGKSKPIYKYKRGQHFWYVTKEYVTRYYLELLSNGLGEIPELSYDVVYDGYSSGLVYEGVSLPVRPHYFKLDQPKFAEHLQKIVEFEQRIHDGIAIGYFIGANGEKINLRTPEAIDVLGNVIEGNVDSPNLNYYGSILTLWKQLLGNSIVEHKNYWNRQIPLTVPSALEFFQSSVRDPAFYMIMKRVLKIFSLWQSYLPPYKHEELAFPEVTIESVEVDKLVTYFEYNYVNVTNVLPMNEHEVKSGYDHLSVLVQHPQLNHKVFKVKVNVKSDVAKTVLVKFFIAPKYDSNGFEIPLHKNVENFFQFDVFTYELKQGENVIKRESTECKYMIDEWMSGHEVYQKAFKAYSGDGEFYIDNNHLFSGFPRRLMIPKGHIGGMPFKLLVHISEYHTPKSPVGAAAYSEDLHGLGTGDRYITDVYSLGYPLDRKLYEWQVKSLTNFYIEDIQIFHKPVPEIYVPNAIYV